A genomic region of Streptosporangium lutulentum contains the following coding sequences:
- a CDS encoding serine hydrolase domain-containing protein, with protein sequence MGTGNSGFSEAGLRRLRDVLERHVESKKIPGLVALVGRGDQTHVEALGTMRHDGGAPMSRDTIFRMASTTKPVAAAATMVLLDECRLRLDDPVDRWLPELADRQVLKRPDSPLDDTVPARRPITVRDLLTSTFGLGLDTTAMGSPMMSALFAQGVYGQEDGWLLPGSGPDEWMRRLGTLPLMYQPGERWLYNLGDDVLGVLVARVTGQSFEAFLRERVFGPLGMKDTGFHVPADKIDRFPPLYAPDPQTGEFNVADEVEGGHHSTPPAFQSGGGGLDSTVDDYHAYFRMLLNGGMHGTQRILSRAAVELMTTNRLTPEQQAAREAWARSVVHLSYGQGQHGGWGFGMAVRTYRGDYAPVGQFGWDGGSGTSTYADPVNGLTGILITQVGMSTPDSARVIHDFWTTLYQAIDD encoded by the coding sequence ATGGGAACTGGCAATAGCGGCTTCTCCGAGGCGGGGCTGCGCAGACTGCGCGACGTGCTGGAGCGGCATGTCGAGTCCAAGAAGATCCCCGGACTGGTCGCCCTGGTCGGCCGGGGCGACCAGACGCATGTCGAGGCGCTCGGGACGATGCGCCATGACGGTGGCGCACCGATGAGCCGCGACACCATCTTCCGGATGGCCTCGACGACCAAGCCGGTCGCGGCGGCGGCGACGATGGTCCTGCTGGATGAGTGCCGGCTGCGGCTGGACGACCCGGTGGATCGGTGGCTGCCCGAACTCGCCGACCGCCAGGTGCTCAAGCGGCCCGACAGTCCGCTGGACGACACCGTGCCGGCCCGGCGGCCGATCACCGTGCGAGACCTGCTCACCTCCACGTTCGGGCTCGGGCTGGACACGACGGCGATGGGTTCGCCGATGATGAGCGCGCTCTTCGCGCAGGGGGTCTACGGCCAGGAGGACGGATGGCTGTTGCCGGGGTCGGGGCCGGATGAGTGGATGCGCCGCCTGGGCACGCTCCCGCTGATGTACCAGCCCGGAGAGCGCTGGCTGTACAACCTCGGCGACGACGTGCTCGGCGTGCTGGTGGCCAGGGTCACCGGCCAGTCGTTCGAGGCGTTCCTGCGCGAGCGCGTCTTCGGTCCGCTGGGCATGAAGGACACCGGTTTCCACGTGCCCGCCGACAAGATCGACCGGTTTCCGCCCCTGTACGCCCCCGATCCGCAGACCGGAGAGTTCAACGTGGCGGACGAGGTCGAAGGGGGACACCACAGCACGCCTCCGGCCTTCCAGTCAGGCGGCGGCGGACTGGACTCGACCGTCGACGACTACCACGCCTACTTCCGGATGCTGCTCAATGGCGGAATGCACGGGACCCAGCGGATCCTGTCCCGGGCCGCCGTCGAGCTGATGACCACCAACCGCCTCACGCCCGAGCAGCAGGCCGCCCGGGAGGCCTGGGCCCGCAGTGTCGTCCATCTGTCATACGGCCAGGGCCAGCACGGCGGCTGGGGCTTCGGGATGGCGGTGCGCACCTACCGCGGTGACTACGCGCCCGTCGGCCAGTTCGGCTGGGACGGCGGAAGCGGCACCTCGACCTATGCCGACCCGGTCAACGGGCTCACCGGAATCCTGATCACCCAGGTCGGGATGTCCACCCCGGATTCGGCGCGGGTCATCCACGATTTCTGGACCACGCTCTACCAGGCGATCGACGACTGA